From the genome of Candidatus Dadabacteria bacterium, one region includes:
- a CDS encoding PhzF family phenazine biosynthesis protein codes for MASRVNLSETAFLLKRKGVFELRWFTPKMEVDLCGHATLASAHILFTLGILPDTEDAVFSTKSGILTARRKSDLIEMDFPSEDPWEVEMPEDLLMAISQRPLYVGRNRFDYIALYESEETVRSAVPESTRIRRLDSRGLIITSVSSSHRYDFVSRFFAPNAGIEEDPVTGSAHCCLCPFWSRRLGKKELTGYQASERGGLVNTRLSEKGVFLSGKAIIDGSFEINPES; via the coding sequence ATCGCTTCCCGGGTAAATCTCTCAGAGACTGCTTTTTTACTCAAGAGAAAAGGCGTTTTTGAACTCAGATGGTTTACTCCCAAGATGGAAGTTGACCTTTGCGGGCATGCCACCCTTGCAAGCGCCCATATTCTTTTCACTCTCGGCATCCTTCCCGATACGGAAGACGCCGTGTTTTCCACAAAAAGCGGGATTCTTACCGCGAGGAGAAAAAGCGATCTCATAGAAATGGATTTTCCCTCGGAGGATCCTTGGGAAGTTGAGATGCCGGAGGACCTGCTTATGGCGATTTCCCAGAGGCCTCTTTACGTGGGCAGAAACCGCTTTGATTACATAGCTCTTTACGAGAGCGAAGAGACGGTAAGAAGCGCTGTCCCGGAGTCCACCCGCATCAGAAGGCTTGATTCCAGGGGACTTATAATAACGAGCGTCTCGAGTTCTCACCGCTACGATTTCGTATCGCGTTTTTTCGCTCCTAACGCCGGGATAGAGGAGGATCCGGTTACGGGCTCTGCTCACTGCTGCCTTTGTCCTTTCTGGAGCCGCCGGCTCGGGAAAAAAGAACTCACGGGCTATCAGGCGTCAGAAAGAGGAGGGCTCGTTAATACAAGACTTTCTGAGAAAGGAGTCTTTCTGTCGGGAAAAGCGATTATTGATGGAAGCTTCGAAATCAATCCGGAGTCATAA